The Treponema medium genome has a window encoding:
- the ispH gene encoding 4-hydroxy-3-methylbut-2-enyl diphosphate reductase, with translation MMQSDTPIPYPQEQHRQVKRAKVLGYCMGVRRAVEAVYRALAKYPDKTVYTYGPLIHNPVTMRLLEARGVRIVNPDEELKSQITPESPIIIRAHGIAPQKRQELIACGAIIIDATCPRVIASQLRAVQYSQKGYTVILAGDKNHGELIGIKGYALSVPHSKCIIVQTAAEAEKLQYDKAPTVLIAQTTIKREEYRAIAEILRNKIPSLAVLETICPATDERQEALLELVKEVDAILVIGGSNSANTRRLLQTALDSDKPAWLVESTDDIPQEVYQYRTIGLAAGASTPDSSIDAIEERLGKLL, from the coding sequence ATGATGCAATCCGATACACCGATACCATATCCGCAAGAACAGCATCGACAGGTGAAGCGTGCGAAAGTGCTTGGTTATTGTATGGGGGTGCGAAGGGCGGTGGAAGCGGTATATCGCGCCCTTGCCAAATATCCTGACAAAACGGTTTACACATACGGTCCGCTCATTCATAATCCGGTAACAATGCGGCTCTTAGAAGCGAGAGGTGTGCGCATTGTTAATCCTGACGAGGAGCTGAAATCTCAGATTACGCCTGAGTCGCCGATTATTATCAGGGCACACGGTATTGCCCCACAAAAACGGCAAGAACTGATAGCCTGCGGTGCAATCATTATCGATGCAACCTGCCCGCGTGTTATCGCGAGCCAGCTGAGGGCTGTGCAGTATTCCCAAAAAGGTTATACGGTCATTCTTGCCGGAGATAAAAATCACGGAGAACTGATAGGGATTAAAGGATATGCCCTGTCAGTTCCACATAGCAAGTGTATTATTGTGCAGACGGCTGCAGAAGCAGAAAAGCTACAGTATGACAAAGCGCCTACCGTTCTTATTGCCCAGACCACCATTAAGCGGGAAGAATATCGTGCAATTGCCGAAATTCTCCGTAATAAAATTCCAAGCCTTGCCGTTTTAGAAACCATTTGCCCTGCGACCGACGAGCGGCAAGAGGCGCTCCTTGAACTTGTTAAAGAGGTTGATGCCATACTCGTTATCGGTGGCAGTAATTCAGCCAATACGCGCCGTCTGTTGCAAACCGCCCTCGATAGCGATAAACCGGCATGGCTTGTCGAATCCACCGATGACATTCCGCAGGAAGTTTATCAGTACAGAACAATCGGCCTTGCTGCTGGGGCTTCAACCCCTGACAGCAGTATTGATGCGATCGAAGAGAGATTAGGCAAATTACTGTAA
- a CDS encoding adenylate/guanylate cyclase domain-containing protein produces MKIKNRVFILMLLTVTLYTISCTKEARLYASNGIYDISDIDKDTVYSLKGSWAYAEKEFVSAVMPLEMYTHFQPIEFSWTTYTPPQPVQGYATYAVRICGFEPEKIYAIRFTRTSSAFTVYLNGNLFYTSGVPGKSFKEEIFDWHDDTVILPLNNETEATIVVHLSNFHDRNPGMEAPFLFGLYSTLQTRTVLDKLVSSSIFSVLFSMATFFVSLFLFYRRETTAGIFGLLCYSFAIRTLCYNDFLLRDFFPNVSADIMYRVGYLTFPLCAIFTFLFILNLFIKKPSKFFYFLTIPLFLYVLMTLITPLPVFVGALLIVQLYILFLSSIVCAVVAHALIKRKPFALTFLISFLLFISAAIFDGLISNGLINAPFISHFGLLLLMIPMAFIVIKHFSEAFKTQEQMIESIQKTNISFQRFFPDEFLQFLNKKNVTDVSLGDNIDKNMFIAFIHLGIKAKLSSSSAREELLILYNTIIQAANPIIKKYNGFIDKYLTDGLMVLFYGTAEETVDCIIEITQLIKTINIHRQEQSLPPLQISSGIHYGKLMMGTIGESERMDTTVISDVVNISSRMYSYATEKKVNIIISETVREQLLESYWRTHTCFYYGKIKFKGKRNLINVYEVNLL; encoded by the coding sequence GTGAAAATTAAAAATAGAGTGTTCATTCTTATGCTGCTTACCGTGACTCTTTATACTATTTCTTGTACAAAGGAAGCTCGGCTTTATGCCTCAAATGGAATTTATGATATCTCAGATATTGATAAAGATACGGTCTATTCGCTAAAAGGTTCATGGGCTTATGCAGAAAAAGAGTTTGTTTCTGCAGTTATGCCTCTTGAGATGTATACACATTTTCAGCCGATTGAATTTAGCTGGACAACGTATACGCCTCCCCAGCCGGTACAAGGATATGCTACGTATGCAGTTAGAATCTGCGGATTTGAGCCAGAGAAAATATATGCGATTCGTTTTACACGTACATCATCGGCTTTTACCGTATATCTAAACGGCAACTTATTTTATACATCGGGAGTTCCCGGAAAGAGTTTTAAAGAAGAAATATTTGATTGGCATGACGATACGGTTATCTTACCGCTTAATAATGAAACTGAAGCGACTATTGTCGTTCATTTATCGAACTTTCATGATAGAAATCCCGGGATGGAAGCGCCTTTCCTTTTCGGTCTTTATTCAACATTGCAAACAAGAACAGTATTGGATAAACTTGTTTCCTCTAGTATATTTTCTGTCCTATTCAGTATGGCTACTTTCTTTGTTTCTTTATTTCTCTTTTATCGGAGAGAAACCACTGCCGGCATCTTCGGATTGCTTTGTTATAGCTTTGCTATTAGGACACTTTGTTACAATGATTTTTTGTTAAGAGATTTTTTTCCGAATGTATCGGCAGATATTATGTATAGGGTAGGGTATTTGACGTTTCCACTTTGTGCCATCTTTACATTCCTTTTTATTCTTAATCTGTTTATCAAAAAACCGTCAAAGTTTTTTTATTTTTTGACTATTCCATTGTTCTTGTACGTTTTAATGACCCTCATTACGCCATTACCGGTATTTGTCGGAGCATTACTGATTGTACAGCTGTATATTTTATTCCTTTCATCAATTGTATGTGCGGTAGTTGCTCATGCGTTAATTAAACGAAAACCATTCGCACTGACATTTTTAATTTCATTTTTATTGTTTATCAGTGCAGCAATATTTGACGGTTTAATTTCAAACGGTCTTATTAATGCTCCCTTTATTTCTCATTTTGGACTATTACTGCTGATGATTCCGATGGCATTTATTGTTATTAAGCATTTTTCTGAAGCTTTCAAAACACAAGAACAGATGATTGAATCGATTCAAAAGACAAATATATCTTTTCAACGATTCTTTCCGGATGAGTTCTTGCAATTTTTAAATAAGAAAAACGTTACGGATGTTTCGCTTGGCGATAATATTGATAAAAATATGTTTATTGCTTTTATCCATCTCGGTATTAAAGCCAAGCTTTCATCAAGTAGCGCACGTGAAGAACTGTTAATTTTATATAACACCATCATTCAGGCTGCTAATCCTATTATTAAAAAATATAACGGATTTATTGATAAGTATTTAACAGACGGATTAATGGTTCTTTTTTATGGCACTGCAGAGGAAACAGTAGATTGTATTATTGAAATTACACAGCTTATTAAAACAATTAATATACATAGGCAGGAACAATCCTTACCCCCACTTCAGATCTCATCAGGAATTCATTATGGAAAATTAATGATGGGTACTATTGGCGAGTCGGAACGAATGGATACAACGGTTATTTCCGATGTGGTAAATATTTCTTCTCGAATGTACAGCTATGCAACTGAAAAAAAGGTTAATATCATTATCAGTGAAACTGTTAGGGAGCAGCTTCTTGAAAGTTACTGGCGTACCCATACCTGCTTTTATTACGGAAAAATAAAGTTCAAGGGTAAAAGAAATTTAATAAATGTTTATGAGGTTAATCTACTATGA
- a CDS encoding C69 family dipeptidase, with the protein MNNTHHQSCTTILVGKKASVDGSVMIARNEDFHEAVSVKLFTVMPASEVKNRTYTSKNTGVTVALPEKALRCTSTPQAFQLLKGDEGEYGEAGINEKNIAVSSTESVYGNPRVLAFDPLVPDGIGEDAIHNIVAPFINSAREGVAFLGKLIAQYGSAEGNGILFADADEAWYMEIPCGHYWVAQRIPDDCYAVAPNQVCIETIDFSNERDFMWADGIQAFVEAHKLNPDRAGFNFRHIFGTSTEKDRVYNTPRAWFAQKYLNPEIEQSPVSNDIPFIRKASRLISVEDVQYILSSHYNETVYDPLGKAGTDYEKTRFRGISLSRTAESHILQLRPGVPEGMAAIQWLAFGTTAFTPYVPFFTNINDTPKIYKKKTATVSLENAYWLFKILGFLTESRYPAFRDANTTYLNEMQTYGFKRVYEVTEAGKALTGEKLTEFLTAENEKTAAYVIKKTKDLIAQLMLESFNYSKLSFKMDKNL; encoded by the coding sequence ATGAACAACACACATCATCAATCTTGTACCACCATATTGGTGGGTAAAAAGGCCTCAGTTGACGGTTCGGTGATGATTGCCCGTAACGAGGACTTTCACGAAGCGGTTTCGGTTAAGCTGTTTACCGTGATGCCTGCAAGCGAGGTAAAAAACCGTACTTATACGTCGAAGAACACCGGCGTTACCGTTGCGCTGCCGGAGAAGGCGCTCCGCTGTACTTCTACGCCTCAGGCATTTCAGCTGCTGAAGGGCGATGAAGGAGAATACGGAGAAGCAGGCATCAACGAAAAGAATATTGCCGTCAGCTCCACCGAAAGCGTATACGGCAACCCGCGCGTACTTGCGTTTGATCCGCTCGTGCCGGATGGCATCGGAGAAGATGCCATCCACAACATCGTAGCGCCGTTTATCAATTCCGCGCGGGAAGGGGTCGCCTTTTTAGGAAAATTGATTGCGCAGTACGGTTCGGCGGAAGGCAACGGTATCCTGTTTGCCGATGCGGACGAAGCATGGTATATGGAAATCCCGTGCGGACATTACTGGGTCGCGCAGCGCATCCCTGACGACTGCTATGCGGTTGCGCCCAATCAGGTCTGTATCGAAACCATCGATTTTTCAAACGAGCGTGATTTTATGTGGGCGGACGGTATTCAGGCATTTGTCGAAGCGCATAAGCTCAATCCCGACCGCGCAGGTTTTAACTTCCGGCATATTTTCGGTACCTCAACCGAGAAAGACCGTGTGTACAACACGCCGCGCGCATGGTTCGCGCAAAAATACCTAAACCCCGAAATAGAGCAAAGCCCCGTATCCAACGATATCCCCTTTATCAGAAAGGCGAGCAGGTTGATTTCGGTAGAAGATGTTCAGTATATCCTGAGTTCGCATTACAACGAAACCGTCTACGATCCGCTCGGTAAGGCGGGAACCGATTACGAAAAAACACGGTTTAGAGGCATCTCCCTTTCCCGCACGGCGGAATCCCATATTCTCCAGCTGCGTCCCGGCGTACCGGAAGGCATGGCTGCTATCCAGTGGCTCGCATTCGGCACCACCGCCTTTACCCCCTATGTGCCGTTTTTTACCAATATCAACGACACGCCGAAAATCTATAAAAAAAAGACGGCGACCGTTTCGCTCGAAAACGCCTATTGGCTGTTTAAAATCCTCGGATTCCTGACCGAAAGCCGCTATCCGGCATTCCGCGATGCAAATACAACCTATCTGAACGAGATGCAAACCTACGGGTTTAAACGAGTCTATGAGGTTACCGAAGCTGGCAAAGCCCTAACCGGAGAAAAACTGACCGAATTCCTTACCGCAGAAAACGAAAAGACCGCCGCTTACGTCATTAAAAAGACCAAAGACCTGATCGCGCA
- a CDS encoding adenylate/guanylate cyclase domain-containing protein gives MKKILLGASPFFCMFLMLTFISREKPIQNLREHTVTVQHGLLTLPAHNDRDVFNIKGQWHFTPHQFYYFRDNTRPLYAPLPGRLSETSLKNDLGYASYGLRVVGLNPNRVYGLQVNHILSSCTIVINGVDRAGQGQPGISAKTEIPGKTISIATFKPSKNGTADIIINISNFHNRYGGTDKSIILGSAEMLNRSFVFNLLFYNIASTVLLLFSMFFIILHLNYKKMPYILWFAFTAITISIRISVFYPHILAYIWPAIPWKLYFILRYTSMPLAALFFTIFINKMFNIQYKFVYRGIIVLCLLSTAFIVTAPTLLVSCYLYIQQALLFIAIIYDAAIIIRALVKREKSAVWIALVLCILAGFALYDTLVSQWVVSGKLLLQEGAMVAIIIAVIMSIDGYAKAIHQIEQLVEELKKIQTALRRFFPNQLLMFLQKNSITEINTGDSSELSMTVLSIDIRSFTSISEQLEPDEVFVLLNKYFALVAPIIRKYGGVIMKFLGDGFTALFSEKPDAAVLCGIEIQKKLQEENIQLRNLPAIRAGIGIDTGKILLGVIGSDSRLDSVVISNTCYTAEELQAATKVYSNTIIISESILKSLQHPENFHIRCIQEAPVVTETEQTIIYEVYDCDAPDIQSKKQKTASYIEKALKKIKEKNYANAQTYIAKSLEIFPDDPLALYYQKEIQEIIYNLLRERGSQNSPSFLYL, from the coding sequence ATGAAAAAGATACTTCTCGGCGCGTCTCCCTTCTTCTGTATGTTCCTTATGCTAACATTTATTAGTAGAGAAAAGCCGATACAGAACCTTAGGGAACATACGGTAACAGTTCAGCATGGGTTGTTAACATTGCCAGCGCATAACGATCGGGATGTGTTCAATATTAAAGGTCAATGGCATTTTACCCCTCATCAGTTCTATTATTTTAGGGATAATACACGACCGTTATATGCACCATTACCGGGAAGACTCAGTGAAACTTCATTGAAAAACGACTTAGGGTATGCCTCATACGGGCTGCGTGTCGTAGGGCTCAATCCGAATAGAGTATATGGTCTGCAAGTCAATCATATTCTTTCAAGTTGTACTATTGTTATTAACGGTGTTGATAGGGCAGGGCAGGGGCAACCCGGTATTTCGGCTAAAACAGAAATACCCGGAAAAACAATCAGTATCGCAACTTTTAAGCCGTCAAAAAACGGTACGGCTGATATTATCATAAATATATCTAATTTTCATAACCGATATGGAGGAACAGACAAATCGATTATCCTCGGTTCCGCTGAGATGTTAAATCGATCTTTTGTATTCAATCTTTTATTTTATAATATTGCATCAACGGTACTGCTATTGTTCAGTATGTTTTTTATCATACTGCATTTAAATTATAAAAAAATGCCCTATATACTGTGGTTCGCATTTACTGCTATAACGATTAGTATCCGAATTAGTGTATTCTATCCGCATATTCTTGCTTATATTTGGCCTGCAATTCCATGGAAGTTGTATTTTATTTTACGCTATACCTCAATGCCATTAGCAGCATTATTTTTTACGATATTTATTAATAAGATGTTTAATATTCAGTATAAATTTGTTTATCGGGGTATTATTGTACTTTGCCTATTATCAACTGCTTTTATTGTTACAGCTCCTACGCTTCTTGTATCCTGTTATTTATATATCCAACAAGCACTTTTATTCATTGCTATCATTTATGATGCGGCGATTATTATCCGTGCATTAGTTAAAAGAGAAAAATCTGCCGTATGGATTGCCCTTGTATTATGCATTCTTGCCGGTTTTGCATTATATGATACACTGGTAAGCCAATGGGTTGTTTCGGGGAAATTGCTCCTGCAAGAAGGCGCAATGGTTGCAATTATTATTGCCGTTATTATGAGTATTGACGGATACGCGAAAGCAATACATCAAATTGAACAGCTGGTAGAGGAACTGAAAAAAATTCAAACAGCGTTACGCCGATTTTTCCCCAATCAATTACTGATGTTTCTTCAGAAAAACAGTATTACTGAAATAAATACCGGCGATTCCTCGGAATTGTCTATGACTGTACTTTCAATTGATATTCGGTCTTTTACCAGCATATCGGAACAACTTGAACCTGATGAAGTATTTGTATTGCTTAATAAATATTTTGCATTAGTTGCTCCTATTATTCGAAAATATGGCGGTGTTATTATGAAATTTCTCGGTGACGGTTTTACCGCATTATTTTCCGAGAAACCTGATGCGGCAGTATTATGCGGTATTGAAATTCAGAAAAAGCTGCAAGAAGAAAATATACAATTAAGAAATCTCCCTGCAATTAGGGCAGGAATAGGAATTGATACTGGAAAAATCCTTTTAGGAGTTATCGGAAGTGATAGCCGGTTAGACAGCGTTGTTATTTCGAATACCTGTTATACGGCAGAAGAATTACAGGCTGCAACAAAAGTTTATTCTAACACCATTATTATTTCCGAATCGATTTTAAAATCACTTCAGCATCCTGAAAATTTTCACATACGGTGTATTCAAGAGGCGCCGGTTGTTACTGAAACGGAACAAACTATTATTTATGAAGTATATGATTGTGATGCGCCTGATATTCAGAGTAAAAAGCAAAAAACAGCGTCGTATATTGAAAAAGCATTAAAAAAAATCAAAGAAAAAAACTATGCAAATGCCCAAACATATATTGCAAAATCATTGGAAATATTTCCCGATGATCCGTTAGCGCTATATTATCAAAAAGAGATACAGGAGATAATATATAACCTTCTTAGAGAGAGAGGCTCTCAAAACAGCCCTTCATTCTTATACCTTTGA
- a CDS encoding polysaccharide biosynthesis protein, whose protein sequence is MTAQSNKVQPTVYIIGAGLAGTMIAHEIKRKGIFGRVAAFLDDDPQKIGSKIEGIPVLGPIQDVARLIRVEARDELLIAIPSIKAERLREIYAIVKEAGFTIIKLLPGISQIVDGNAHLVQAREINPQDLLGRTPIKISLKNSLAYLRGKRVLITGAGGSIGSELARQLLSGGAERLYLFGHGENSIYQIDKELRLLQEEGVGDKATIVPIVGELKDRDYMQYIIEKLRCDAVFHTAAYKHVPLMEANPVAVIENNVFGTKNLLDACIENGVKRFVLISTDKAVNPVSIYGVSKMLNEKMVLEAAARVKEKYGSPDYAYMFVRFGNVLGSRGSIFPLFVEQVKKGGPVTVTSPDMMRFFMTIPEACSLVLQTGGVGINGQSYLLDMGEPVNILETARQLIRYMGYEPEKDIPIEIIGVRPGERLEEPLTSETEYTEPTDYPKILRLQNHEEYGRDTLGKLLAALHPVCCPSGDPELYRNKEYLTRILCDACQSLRDAQ, encoded by the coding sequence ATGACAGCGCAAAGTAATAAAGTACAGCCGACCGTGTATATTATCGGGGCGGGGCTAGCGGGCACCATGATTGCCCATGAGATAAAACGAAAAGGTATATTCGGCCGCGTCGCAGCGTTCCTTGACGATGATCCGCAGAAAATCGGCAGTAAGATTGAAGGGATTCCGGTGCTCGGACCGATTCAAGATGTTGCCCGCCTTATCAGAGTAGAGGCGCGGGATGAACTGTTGATTGCTATCCCAAGCATAAAAGCAGAGCGATTACGCGAAATATATGCGATTGTAAAAGAGGCGGGATTTACTATCATCAAATTACTGCCCGGTATTTCGCAGATTGTAGACGGCAATGCGCACCTCGTGCAGGCTCGTGAAATTAACCCGCAAGACCTGCTCGGACGCACACCGATAAAAATCAGCTTAAAGAACAGCCTCGCCTATCTGCGCGGAAAGCGGGTACTGATTACCGGCGCAGGAGGTTCCATCGGCAGTGAGCTTGCACGCCAGCTCCTTTCAGGCGGAGCCGAGCGACTTTATTTATTCGGGCATGGGGAAAACTCAATCTACCAAATCGATAAGGAGCTGCGCCTCTTACAGGAAGAAGGGGTCGGCGACAAGGCGACGATCGTGCCCATCGTAGGCGAGCTGAAAGACCGTGATTATATGCAGTATATCATTGAGAAGCTCCGCTGCGATGCGGTTTTCCATACGGCGGCTTACAAGCACGTACCGCTGATGGAAGCAAACCCCGTCGCCGTCATCGAAAACAACGTGTTCGGCACCAAGAACCTGCTCGACGCCTGTATCGAAAACGGTGTCAAACGCTTTGTGCTTATCTCGACGGATAAGGCTGTTAATCCCGTATCGATTTACGGGGTTTCGAAGATGCTCAACGAGAAGATGGTACTTGAAGCCGCCGCGCGCGTCAAAGAAAAATACGGCAGTCCGGATTATGCCTATATGTTTGTCCGGTTCGGAAATGTACTCGGTTCGCGCGGCTCGATTTTTCCGCTCTTTGTCGAACAGGTAAAAAAAGGAGGCCCTGTAACGGTAACCTCACCCGATATGATGCGCTTTTTTATGACCATACCGGAAGCCTGTTCGCTAGTACTACAGACGGGCGGAGTGGGCATCAACGGGCAGTCATACCTACTGGATATGGGCGAGCCGGTCAATATTCTGGAAACCGCCCGCCAACTGATACGGTACATGGGCTACGAACCCGAGAAGGACATACCGATAGAAATCATCGGGGTACGTCCGGGAGAACGATTGGAAGAGCCGCTCACTTCGGAAACGGAGTACACCGAGCCGACCGATTATCCGAAAATTCTTCGCCTGCAAAACCATGAAGAATACGGCCGCGATACCCTTGGCAAACTGCTTGCCGCACTACACCCCGTATGCTGTCCTTCGGGAGATCCGGAGCTCTATCGGAATAAAGAATACCTGACACGTATCCTCTGCGATGCATGTCAGTCGCTTAGGGATGCGCAGTAA
- the loaP gene encoding antiterminator LoaP produces the protein MDYYAVQVKTGKEPELLKKIRKLNEENHEIEAYFPRRVLYIKKKGIRHKVDAPVFPGYIFLELDDLSLPLCWQLRKTPNFYHFLPNNQNPLPLADNDLALLRHFLSFGEVTAPSKVYFDANARICVVEGALKGLEGKIIKVDRRKQRAKVLLDMYTDSFPIDLAFDVIEPAAAGLGGGER, from the coding sequence ATGGATTATTATGCAGTGCAGGTAAAAACGGGCAAGGAACCGGAGCTGTTAAAGAAAATACGGAAACTAAATGAAGAAAACCATGAAATAGAAGCCTATTTTCCACGCCGCGTACTGTATATTAAAAAGAAAGGTATACGGCATAAAGTTGATGCACCGGTTTTTCCCGGCTATATTTTTTTAGAACTCGATGACTTATCGCTTCCGCTTTGCTGGCAGCTGCGTAAGACACCGAATTTTTATCATTTTTTGCCGAATAATCAAAATCCGCTGCCGCTTGCCGATAATGACCTCGCGCTTTTGCGCCATTTTCTTTCGTTCGGAGAAGTTACTGCTCCGTCTAAAGTATACTTTGACGCGAATGCACGGATATGTGTTGTAGAAGGGGCGCTGAAAGGGCTTGAAGGAAAAATTATCAAAGTTGATAGAAGAAAGCAACGGGCTAAGGTACTGCTCGATATGTACACCGACAGCTTTCCCATCGATTTGGCTTTTGATGTGATAGAGCCGGCAGCTGCCGGTTTAGGTGGAGGGGAGAGATGA
- a CDS encoding cysteine desulfurase family protein, which translates to MIYLDWAASAMPYTDEIEAAYREATAVFANPSAQHRFGKEARDMLEKARSRCAAVLGVPAETLYFTSGASESNSLVLLSLLTRPSTGSLVISSIEHPSVREQAAVLEHCGWTVLKAPSDKSGCITPDAVLHTLREDTMLVAIMGVNNEIGSVQPVRGIAEALKAHTAGKRPIHFHVDMVQSIGKLPVVELGLADVHSASMSAHKIGGPRGIGLLYLKQPLNSGIRGGSQERNIRPGTENLAGACALARCLEKTYTDFQQKFERAGELSRFLIESLCRIPECSIIPAARTSVEISNDTVPNSTKCAHTFSPWIIQVSFKNVPAEIMTRCLSDRGIFVSAGSACSSKKKVRPILAALSVNPEIAQNAVRISIGQSTEKSDLEQFIFAVKEIIKDFN; encoded by the coding sequence ATGATTTATTTGGATTGGGCTGCATCGGCAATGCCATATACCGATGAAATTGAAGCTGCTTACCGTGAGGCAACGGCGGTATTTGCAAATCCCTCGGCTCAACACCGGTTCGGGAAAGAGGCACGGGATATGCTAGAAAAAGCCCGCAGCCGCTGTGCCGCAGTGCTCGGGGTTCCCGCCGAAACGCTCTATTTTACCTCCGGCGCATCCGAATCAAACAGTCTCGTACTTCTATCATTATTAACCCGTCCGTCAACCGGTAGTCTTGTTATTAGCAGTATTGAACACCCATCAGTACGGGAACAAGCCGCCGTATTGGAGCACTGCGGCTGGACGGTTTTAAAAGCTCCTTCCGATAAGAGCGGCTGCATTACCCCCGATGCAGTATTGCATACTCTACGGGAAGATACCATGCTGGTTGCAATTATGGGAGTTAACAATGAAATCGGATCTGTTCAGCCGGTTCGGGGCATTGCAGAGGCTCTCAAAGCACACACAGCCGGAAAAAGACCCATTCATTTTCACGTTGATATGGTGCAATCGATCGGAAAATTACCGGTAGTGGAGCTTGGGCTTGCTGATGTACATTCCGCTTCGATGAGCGCCCATAAGATTGGCGGGCCGCGCGGTATCGGACTTTTATATCTAAAACAACCCTTAAATTCCGGTATCCGCGGAGGCTCACAGGAGCGCAACATTCGACCCGGAACGGAAAACCTTGCTGGAGCCTGTGCGCTTGCCCGCTGTCTTGAAAAAACATATACGGATTTTCAGCAAAAATTTGAGCGGGCAGGGGAGTTGTCTCGATTCCTCATCGAATCGTTGTGCCGAATCCCCGAATGTTCGATTATCCCTGCTGCAAGAACGTCGGTCGAAATATCGAATGACACAGTACCGAATAGTACTAAATGCGCCCATACATTTTCACCGTGGATTATACAAGTAAGTTTTAAAAATGTTCCGGCAGAAATTATGACACGATGCCTTTCTGATCGCGGTATCTTTGTTTCAGCCGGTTCGGCGTGCTCTTCAAAGAAAAAAGTTCGCCCGATATTGGCGGCTCTTTCCGTCAATCCCGAAATTGCGCAAAATGCCGTACGCATTTCCATCGGACAGAGCACGGAAAAGAGCGATCTGGAACAGTTTATTTTTGCTGTGAAAGAAATCATCAAAGATTTTAATTAA
- a CDS encoding 3-dehydroquinate synthase: MKQLPQSFSFSTPHGTTQVWYSDTIRLPQLSEEKGRVNALYVCDEHTLPLLRQAEYFSVQVPLVVLPAGDEAKNLRTLALIAEKAAEYELDRQACFVAFGGGVVCDITALAASLYMRGVQCILVPTTVLAMADASIGGKTAVNLSGYKNLIGTFYAASSIILCFPVLHSLPEAEYRSGLAEILKTAVLYDTELYQMFVTQHDDIIHRDSACISRLIRRAAEAKARVVERDFTEQGERAFLNFGHTFAHALESLAHFSIPHGDAVAWGMSRALAVGLRLQLTDKNHAASLTKILNCYNWCTTSVYFGIQVDTDSFADAIIARMKKDKKNRGGMIRLVLQEDILKTQVREVDTSIIREVLI, from the coding sequence ATGAAACAATTACCACAATCATTTTCGTTTTCTACGCCGCACGGGACTACGCAGGTATGGTATTCGGATACCATTCGGCTTCCTCAACTTTCGGAAGAAAAGGGGAGGGTAAATGCATTGTATGTATGTGACGAACATACGCTCCCACTCTTACGACAAGCTGAATATTTTTCCGTGCAAGTACCGCTGGTAGTACTGCCGGCAGGGGATGAAGCAAAAAACTTAAGAACCCTTGCTCTTATTGCCGAGAAAGCAGCAGAATACGAACTTGACCGACAGGCCTGTTTTGTCGCCTTTGGCGGCGGAGTAGTATGCGACATAACCGCCCTTGCGGCTTCGCTCTACATGCGCGGTGTACAGTGTATTCTTGTACCGACAACCGTACTCGCGATGGCCGATGCAAGCATCGGGGGTAAAACGGCGGTGAATCTGTCAGGTTATAAAAATCTTATCGGTACGTTTTACGCCGCCTCATCGATTATCCTCTGTTTTCCGGTACTCCATTCCTTACCCGAAGCCGAATACCGTTCGGGACTTGCGGAAATACTGAAAACTGCCGTCCTCTACGATACCGAACTGTATCAAATGTTTGTAACCCAACATGATGATATTATCCACAGAGATAGTGCCTGTATTTCGAGGCTAATTCGTCGCGCCGCGGAGGCTAAGGCGCGAGTTGTCGAGCGGGATTTTACCGAACAAGGAGAACGCGCTTTTTTAAATTTCGGGCATACCTTTGCCCATGCGCTTGAAAGTTTGGCTCATTTTTCTATACCACACGGAGATGCTGTTGCATGGGGTATGTCCCGCGCCTTAGCCGTAGGACTTCGTCTACAGCTCACTGATAAAAACCACGCCGCATCTCTTACAAAGATTCTCAACTGTTACAACTGGTGTACAACTTCTGTATACTTTGGCATACAGGTTGACACCGATTCTTTTGCAGATGCAATTATTGCACGTATGAAAAAGGATAAAAAGAACCGCGGCGGGATGATTCGGCTTGTTCTTCAGGAAGATATTCTCAAAACACAGGTACGCGAAGTCGACACTTCTATAATACGGGAGGTACTGATATGA